Proteins from a genomic interval of Bifidobacterium longum subsp. infantis ATCC 15697 = JCM 1222 = DSM 20088:
- a CDS encoding PLP-dependent aminotransferase family protein, translating into MQLELNRRSKVPMYRQLAAELREQIVSGAMAEGYRLPPERELSSRLEVNRTTVLQAYQQLKDEGLIASKVGKGTFVLPLQHTETARIPVVRHKPIDEEPKPSVVRPPWSVLFSDYSNRFTYHDIASAERAQRGDTIIDFATGSPNPADIPDDLLRKVSIEAFESREFDGQPESPIEGFEELRALLAEHMRTRGVQCGVRNVMVLSGSEQGIDLIVRAFINPGDCVLVEQSTFFPALQTFRSADARIIGVPVDEHGMRTDLLDGYCARFRPKLIYTVPTFQNPTGTTLPPERRSELIDVARRYQCLIVEDDAYGDLWYGGGSSDAHRPIPLKGMENAGYVMYLSTFSKTVTSGLRTGWVVADPHVINRLAALRRMVDQHTSTSSQRICLELLKEGRVAEHLHGLIKAYRIRRDAAIAALEQYAPDEVYWTVPAGGYYIWVSLPDGVRSLDVLESCRSQGVTFMPGSVFDVDEMDDSHIRLNFVRPDAADIDTGIRIIGETIAQM; encoded by the coding sequence ATGCAGCTTGAGCTGAATCGACGCAGCAAGGTGCCGATGTACCGGCAGCTGGCTGCCGAGCTGCGTGAACAGATCGTCTCCGGCGCGATGGCCGAGGGCTACCGCCTGCCTCCCGAACGCGAGCTGTCCTCACGTCTCGAAGTCAATCGCACCACGGTGTTGCAGGCGTATCAGCAGCTCAAGGACGAAGGTCTTATCGCCTCCAAAGTCGGCAAAGGCACGTTCGTGCTGCCGTTGCAGCATACTGAGACTGCCCGGATTCCTGTAGTGAGACATAAGCCGATTGACGAGGAGCCGAAACCGAGCGTCGTGCGTCCTCCATGGTCGGTGTTGTTCTCTGATTATTCCAACCGGTTTACCTACCATGACATCGCCTCGGCCGAGCGGGCGCAGCGCGGCGACACCATTATTGACTTCGCCACCGGTTCGCCGAACCCGGCGGATATCCCGGACGATTTGTTGCGCAAGGTGAGCATCGAGGCGTTCGAATCGCGGGAATTCGACGGCCAACCGGAATCACCTATCGAGGGATTCGAAGAGTTGCGTGCGCTACTTGCCGAACATATGCGCACACGAGGCGTACAATGCGGCGTCCGCAACGTGATGGTGCTCTCCGGCTCCGAGCAGGGCATCGACCTCATCGTGCGCGCGTTCATCAACCCCGGCGACTGCGTGCTGGTCGAACAATCCACATTCTTCCCGGCATTGCAGACCTTCCGCTCGGCGGATGCGCGCATCATCGGCGTTCCAGTGGACGAGCACGGTATGCGTACAGACCTGTTGGACGGCTATTGCGCGCGATTCCGGCCCAAGCTCATCTACACCGTCCCGACGTTCCAAAACCCCACCGGTACCACGCTGCCGCCCGAACGACGCAGCGAACTCATCGACGTGGCGCGGCGCTATCAGTGTCTGATCGTGGAAGACGATGCTTACGGCGATTTGTGGTACGGCGGGGGATCATCTGACGCACATCGCCCCATACCGCTTAAGGGCATGGAGAATGCGGGATACGTGATGTATTTGTCGACGTTCTCGAAAACCGTCACTTCGGGCCTGCGCACGGGATGGGTTGTGGCCGACCCGCATGTGATCAACCGGCTGGCGGCTCTGCGGCGCATGGTCGACCAGCATACGAGCACGTCATCGCAGCGCATCTGCCTGGAACTGCTTAAAGAAGGCCGCGTCGCCGAACATTTGCACGGTTTGATTAAGGCTTACCGCATTCGACGAGATGCAGCAATCGCAGCATTGGAACAGTATGCGCCGGATGAAGTGTATTGGACCGTGCCTGCAGGTGGCTACTATATTTGGGTTTCCTTACCGGACGGCGTGCGCTCTCTGGATGTATTGGAATCCTGCCGTTCCCAAGGCGTCACGTTCATGCCGGGCAGTGTGTTCGACGTTGACGAAATGGATGATTCCCACATCCGTCTCAACTTTGTGCGCCCGGATGCTGCTGACATTGATACCGGCATTCGAATCATTGGCGAGACGATAGCACAGATGTAG
- the pdxT gene encoding pyridoxal 5'-phosphate synthase glutaminase subunit PdxT, translating into MVVAAEYISKEESEDAENAKHGVTGILAVQGAFAEHAAVLDKLGAPWKLLRATEDFDESIDRVILPGGESTTQGKLLHSTGLFESIAVHIKAGKPVFGTCAGMILLAKKLDNDDNVYFGALDAVVRRNAYGRQLGSFQATADFGAADDPQRITDFPLVFIRGPYVVSVGPEATVETEVDGHVVGLRQGNILATAFHPELTDDTRIHELFLSL; encoded by the coding sequence ATGGTTGTAGCTGCTGAATATATTTCCAAAGAAGAGTCCGAGGACGCCGAAAACGCCAAGCACGGCGTGACCGGCATCCTGGCCGTACAAGGCGCATTCGCCGAACATGCGGCGGTGCTGGACAAGCTCGGTGCGCCGTGGAAACTGCTGCGCGCGACCGAGGATTTCGATGAATCCATCGACCGCGTGATTCTACCCGGCGGCGAATCCACTACACAGGGCAAGCTCCTGCATTCGACCGGACTGTTCGAGTCGATCGCCGTACACATCAAGGCAGGAAAACCGGTATTCGGCACTTGCGCCGGCATGATTCTGCTGGCTAAAAAGCTCGACAATGACGACAATGTCTACTTTGGCGCGCTCGACGCCGTCGTACGCCGCAACGCCTATGGTCGTCAGCTCGGTAGTTTCCAGGCCACCGCCGATTTTGGTGCGGCGGATGATCCGCAGCGTATCACGGACTTCCCACTGGTATTCATCCGCGGACCGTACGTGGTGTCGGTCGGCCCTGAGGCCACGGTCGAAACCGAAGTCGATGGCCACGTGGTGGGCTTGCGTCAAGGCAATATCCTGGCCACCGCCTTCCACCCGGAACTCACGGACGATACCCGCATCCACGAGCTCTTCCTGTCGCTGTAG
- the pdxS gene encoding pyridoxal 5'-phosphate synthase lyase subunit PdxS, translating to MTQNRAELNRNLAQMLKGGVIMDVTTPEQAKIAQDAGACAVMALERIPADIRAAGGVSRMSDPAMIKGIQEAVSIPVMAKVRIGHIAEARILQAIEIDYIDESEVLSPADDVYHIDKNQFDVPFVCGAKNLGEALRRIAEGAAMIRTKGEPGTGDVIQAVRHMRTMNKQIRELVGLRDDEVYEAAKQLAVPYDLAKYVHDNGRLPVVNFAAGGVATPADAALMMELGAEGVFVGSGIFKSGDPAKRAAAIVKATANWQDADLLAKLSENLGEAMVGINEDEIQTIMAARGE from the coding sequence ATGACGCAGAATCGTGCGGAACTCAACCGTAATCTGGCCCAGATGCTCAAGGGCGGCGTGATCATGGACGTCACCACGCCCGAACAGGCGAAAATCGCGCAGGACGCCGGCGCCTGCGCGGTGATGGCGCTGGAGCGCATCCCCGCTGACATTCGCGCCGCCGGTGGCGTCTCCCGCATGAGCGACCCGGCCATGATCAAGGGCATTCAGGAAGCTGTCTCGATTCCGGTCATGGCCAAGGTGCGCATCGGCCACATCGCCGAAGCCCGCATTCTGCAGGCCATCGAAATCGACTACATCGACGAATCCGAAGTGCTTTCCCCGGCCGACGACGTGTACCACATCGACAAGAACCAGTTCGACGTGCCGTTCGTGTGCGGCGCGAAGAACCTGGGCGAGGCGCTGCGCCGCATCGCCGAGGGTGCTGCCATGATTCGCACCAAGGGCGAGCCCGGCACCGGCGACGTGATTCAGGCCGTGCGTCATATGCGCACCATGAATAAGCAGATCCGCGAACTCGTCGGCCTGCGCGACGACGAGGTGTACGAGGCGGCCAAGCAGCTGGCCGTGCCATATGATCTGGCCAAGTACGTGCACGACAACGGCCGTCTGCCGGTCGTGAACTTCGCCGCCGGTGGCGTGGCCACCCCGGCTGACGCCGCTCTGATGATGGAGCTCGGTGCTGAAGGCGTATTCGTGGGCTCCGGCATCTTCAAGTCCGGCGACCCGGCCAAGCGCGCCGCCGCCATCGTCAAGGCCACTGCCAACTGGCAGGACGCCGATCTGCTCGCCAAGCTGTCCGAAAACCTCGGCGAAGCCATGGTCGGCATCAACGAGGACGAGATTCAGACCATCATGGCCGCTCGCGGCGAGTGA
- the dnaG gene encoding DNA primase: MVGMIKKEDVEKVRAAADLYDIVSATVTLKPSGTGTFVGLCPFHDEKTGSFNVRPSLGVWHCFGCGLGGDVFKYVEQSENIDFREAVELLADKYHIELHYENSGNGPSRENTGSKRTRLLEACEEAQRFFVSQILTKEALPARKLLGGRNFSQADCERFGCGYAPQGWDNLVRHLASKGFTQKEILDAGLARQGQRGIYDYFRGRVTWPIRDSTGRTLGFGARKLYEDDQIAAKYINTPDTQLYRKTQVLYGIDLAKSAIVKKRQVVIVEGYTDVMAMHLAGIDTAIATCGTAFGAEHAKIVRRLIADDSLGAVQLVGPLKVKDQPLSSRIVFTFDGDAAGHKAALHAFGLDSAFLSQTFVAVADDNLDPCDLRIERGNEAVRSLIARAKPLYDFVIDAAISRFDLTYTPGQVGAMKAVAPLVAQIRDRSLWDAYARKSAGRIGVDLEVMRREVMNARRQMHVRDEDAYAPKRRFERDEPRVEPGTNPYTNPATRKALERRDAAEQAYFKIDDAVFIAEQQFMAVLIQVPRAIDRIMFGQLTIEHFMTSVFRTLFQAIAAAGGLPSDDTPQGLWMHNLTKAGGPMLNQVINELAVMPLPLPGDDGGNGAQPPQSNAPGGAGGGAAAVQLRPATPEEQRYATELLTRLLDMGFMRQIGLAKRRMAQLPDGEEKITLLGQITRMETARKDLQAQIYGNTVG, from the coding sequence ATGGTCGGAATGATTAAGAAAGAAGATGTCGAGAAGGTGCGCGCCGCCGCGGACCTGTATGACATTGTATCTGCGACCGTAACGCTTAAGCCCTCCGGCACCGGCACCTTCGTGGGCCTGTGCCCGTTCCACGACGAGAAAACCGGCAGCTTCAACGTGCGTCCCTCGCTCGGCGTGTGGCACTGCTTCGGCTGTGGCTTGGGTGGCGACGTATTCAAATACGTCGAACAATCCGAAAACATCGACTTCCGCGAAGCCGTGGAACTGCTCGCCGACAAGTACCATATCGAGCTGCACTACGAGAACAGCGGCAACGGCCCGAGCCGCGAGAACACCGGCTCCAAGCGCACGCGACTGCTGGAAGCCTGCGAGGAAGCCCAGCGCTTCTTCGTCTCCCAGATCCTGACCAAGGAAGCGCTGCCCGCCCGCAAGCTGCTTGGCGGCCGCAACTTCTCCCAAGCTGATTGCGAACGTTTCGGTTGCGGCTACGCGCCCCAAGGTTGGGATAATCTTGTGCGCCACTTGGCCTCCAAGGGCTTCACGCAGAAGGAAATCCTCGACGCGGGCTTGGCCCGTCAAGGCCAGCGCGGCATCTATGACTATTTCCGTGGCCGCGTGACGTGGCCTATCCGCGATTCGACCGGCCGCACGCTCGGCTTCGGTGCGCGCAAATTATACGAAGACGACCAGATCGCCGCCAAATACATCAACACGCCGGACACGCAGCTCTACCGCAAAACCCAGGTGCTTTACGGCATCGATTTGGCGAAATCCGCCATCGTCAAGAAGCGGCAGGTCGTGATCGTCGAAGGCTATACGGACGTGATGGCCATGCACTTGGCCGGCATCGACACCGCCATCGCCACGTGCGGCACGGCGTTCGGCGCCGAGCACGCCAAGATTGTGCGCCGCCTGATCGCCGACGATTCGCTGGGCGCGGTCCAGCTGGTCGGGCCGCTGAAGGTCAAGGACCAGCCATTGAGCTCGCGTATTGTGTTCACGTTCGACGGTGACGCTGCCGGTCATAAGGCCGCGCTGCACGCCTTCGGCCTTGATTCGGCCTTCCTCTCCCAAACCTTCGTGGCCGTGGCCGACGACAATCTTGACCCGTGCGACCTGCGCATCGAGCGAGGCAACGAGGCGGTGCGCTCGCTGATCGCCCGCGCCAAACCGTTGTATGATTTCGTGATCGACGCCGCCATCAGCCGGTTCGACCTGACCTACACGCCCGGCCAGGTGGGTGCGATGAAAGCCGTGGCCCCGCTGGTGGCGCAGATTCGCGACCGCTCCCTGTGGGACGCTTACGCGCGCAAGTCCGCGGGCCGTATCGGCGTGGACCTTGAGGTGATGCGCCGCGAGGTGATGAACGCGCGCCGGCAGATGCACGTGCGCGATGAGGACGCCTATGCGCCCAAACGTCGATTCGAGCGTGACGAGCCGCGTGTGGAACCCGGCACCAACCCGTACACCAATCCGGCCACGCGCAAGGCTTTGGAGCGCCGTGACGCCGCCGAACAGGCATATTTCAAGATCGACGACGCCGTATTCATCGCCGAACAGCAGTTCATGGCCGTGTTGATTCAGGTGCCGCGCGCCATCGACCGCATCATGTTCGGGCAGCTGACCATCGAGCATTTCATGACTTCGGTGTTCCGCACCCTGTTCCAGGCGATCGCGGCCGCTGGCGGACTGCCATCCGACGATACCCCGCAGGGGCTGTGGATGCACAACCTCACCAAGGCAGGCGGGCCGATGCTCAATCAGGTAATCAACGAGCTGGCCGTCATGCCGTTGCCACTGCCTGGCGACGACGGTGGTAATGGCGCACAACCTCCGCAGTCGAACGCGCCCGGGGGAGCCGGCGGTGGTGCGGCCGCCGTGCAGCTACGCCCTGCCACGCCGGAAGAGCAGCGCTATGCCACCGAACTGCTCACCCGACTACTGGACATGGGCTTCATGCGCCAGATCGGCTTGGCCAAACGCCGCATGGCCCAGCTGCCCGACGGCGAAGAAAAAATAACCCTCCTCGGCCAGATCACCCGCATGGAAACCGCCCGTAAAGACCTCCAAGCCCAAATCTACGGCAACACCGTCGGCTAA